From the Rhodoferax mekongensis genome, one window contains:
- a CDS encoding organic hydroperoxide resistance protein yields the protein MVNKIDKVLYTAHAKSTGGRDGTTRTSDGLLDLKLAVPKEMGGPGGGVNPEQLFASGYSACFIGAMKFVAGTQKIALPADTSINASVGIGQIPQGFGIEVALEVSIPGMDKAAAEALVAKAHEVCPYSNATRGNIEVKITVV from the coding sequence ATGGTCAACAAGATCGACAAAGTTCTCTACACCGCCCACGCCAAGTCCACCGGTGGCCGTGACGGCACAACCCGCACCTCTGACGGCCTGTTGGACCTGAAATTGGCTGTCCCCAAGGAAATGGGCGGCCCCGGCGGCGGCGTGAACCCTGAACAATTGTTCGCCTCTGGCTACAGCGCTTGCTTCATCGGCGCCATGAAGTTTGTGGCTGGCACCCAGAAGATCGCCCTGCCTGCGGACACCAGCATCAACGCGTCGGTGGGCATCGGCCAGATTCCCCAGGGCTTCGGCATTGAAGTGGCGCTGGAAGTCAGCATCCCCGGCATGGACAAAGCTGCTGCAGAAGCCCTGGTTGCCAAGGCTCACGAGGTGTGCCCGTATTCCAACGCCACCCGCGGCAACATCGAAGTGAAGATCACCGTGGTCTAA
- a CDS encoding GMC family oxidoreductase, with product MWDYIIIGGGSAGCVLAARLSENPAIQVALLEAGPVDKSVLIHCPAGIAALARNGQANWAFNTTVQPGLNGRRGYQPRGKVLGGSSSVNAMIYVRGQREDYDHWAAEGNPGWSYDEVLPYFKKAEDNARGADAFHGTGGPLHVQDLTSPTDLGPAFIQAGVQAGYPQNMDFNGAVQEGVGMYQVTHKHGERFSAAKAYLTPNLHRPNLHVFTGAHTTRILTERKRAVGVEFVHQGHTKQLRASREVLLCAGALQSPQILMLSGIGPHQHLLEHRIPTVHDLPGVGQQLHDHIDVVQMVHAPKLTQSVGVTPGGIARLIGATLEWRKQRTGLLTTNFAEAGGFVKSQSEEKTPDLQFHFVIAKLVDHGRGTVFGHGYSCHVCLLRPMSRGSVTLESKDPFAAPLIDPNFLGVRDDVERLMRGFRIMRHVLQQPAMQALGGREVAASAQATSDLAIEQFIRDYADTVYHPVGSCRMGPGELDVVDHELRVHGMEGLRVVDASIMPRIVSGNTNAPTIMIAEKAADLIKGAWGTA from the coding sequence ATGTGGGACTACATCATCATCGGTGGCGGATCGGCAGGCTGCGTGCTGGCAGCACGCTTGAGCGAAAACCCCGCCATTCAGGTTGCCTTGCTGGAGGCCGGGCCGGTAGACAAAAGCGTGCTCATCCACTGTCCGGCAGGTATTGCGGCGCTGGCGCGCAACGGGCAGGCCAACTGGGCCTTCAACACCACGGTACAGCCGGGCCTCAATGGCCGCCGCGGTTACCAGCCACGCGGCAAGGTGTTGGGGGGCTCCAGTTCGGTCAATGCCATGATCTACGTGCGCGGCCAGAGGGAAGACTATGACCACTGGGCAGCCGAAGGTAATCCGGGCTGGAGTTACGACGAAGTCTTGCCCTACTTCAAAAAGGCCGAAGACAACGCCCGTGGCGCGGATGCCTTCCATGGCACAGGCGGGCCGCTTCATGTGCAGGACCTCACCAGCCCGACCGACCTCGGACCGGCATTTATCCAGGCCGGTGTGCAAGCGGGCTACCCGCAAAACATGGACTTCAACGGGGCGGTGCAAGAGGGCGTGGGCATGTACCAAGTGACCCACAAGCATGGAGAGCGCTTCAGTGCCGCCAAGGCCTATCTGACGCCCAACCTCCATAGACCGAATCTGCATGTATTCACAGGGGCTCACACCACCCGCATCCTGACCGAGCGCAAGCGTGCGGTTGGGGTGGAGTTTGTGCACCAAGGCCACACCAAGCAGCTGCGCGCCAGCCGCGAAGTGTTGCTGTGCGCGGGCGCACTGCAGTCGCCTCAGATACTGATGCTTTCTGGCATAGGCCCGCATCAGCACTTGCTGGAACACCGTATTCCCACCGTGCATGACCTGCCCGGCGTGGGGCAGCAACTGCATGACCATATCGACGTCGTGCAAATGGTGCATGCGCCCAAGCTCACCCAAAGCGTGGGCGTGACTCCCGGCGGAATTGCACGCCTGATAGGCGCCACGCTGGAGTGGCGCAAACAGCGTACGGGCCTGTTAACCACCAACTTCGCCGAGGCCGGTGGATTCGTGAAAAGCCAGAGCGAGGAAAAAACGCCGGATCTGCAGTTCCACTTTGTGATCGCCAAGCTGGTGGACCACGGGCGCGGCACGGTGTTTGGCCACGGGTATTCCTGCCACGTCTGCCTGCTGCGCCCCATGAGCCGCGGCAGCGTGACGCTGGAGAGCAAGGACCCGTTCGCCGCTCCACTCATAGACCCGAACTTCCTGGGTGTGCGGGACGATGTGGAGCGACTGATGCGGGGCTTTCGCATCATGCGCCATGTGCTGCAACAGCCGGCCATGCAAGCGCTGGGCGGTCGGGAGGTGGCGGCCTCTGCCCAAGCTACCAGCGACCTGGCCATCGAGCAATTCATCCGCGATTACGCGGATACGGTGTATCACCCTGTGGGCAGCTGCCGCATGGGGCCGGGTGAATTGGATGTGGTGGACCACGAGCTGCGTGTCCACGGTATGGAGGGCCTGCGGGTGGTGGATGCCTCCATCATGCCCCGCATCGTCAGCGGCAATACCAACGCCCCGACCATCATGATTGCAGAAAAAGCGGCGGATTTGATCAAGGGGGCATGGGGGACGGCTTAA
- a CDS encoding CYTH domain-containing protein — protein sequence MAVEIERKFLVTGDAWRNDSGVLYRQGYLNRDKVRTVRIRIAGNAAFLTIKGKSTGATRAEFEYPVPLDDAQALMALCDGPLIEKTRYVVLHAGHRWEVDEFAGDNAGLVVAELELGTEDEAFERPAWLGEEVTHDARYFNSNLATQPISTWSTSHEGLG from the coding sequence TTGGCCGTAGAAATAGAACGCAAGTTTCTGGTGACGGGCGATGCCTGGCGCAACGACAGTGGCGTGTTGTACCGGCAGGGCTACCTCAACCGGGACAAGGTGCGCACCGTGCGCATCCGCATTGCGGGGAATGCGGCCTTTCTTACCATCAAAGGCAAAAGCACCGGGGCGACCCGGGCTGAGTTTGAGTATCCGGTGCCCCTGGACGATGCGCAGGCCCTGATGGCCTTGTGTGATGGCCCATTGATAGAGAAAACCCGCTATGTCGTGCTGCATGCAGGTCACCGTTGGGAGGTGGACGAGTTTGCAGGGGACAACGCCGGTTTGGTGGTGGCCGAGCTGGAGCTGGGCACAGAGGACGAGGCCTTTGAGCGCCCCGCGTGGTTGGGTGAGGAGGTCACCCACGACGCGCGCTACTTCAACTCCAATCTGGCCACGCAG
- a CDS encoding potassium channel family protein, whose product MRKVKLHKLVIGRRGLIYSLGLCMLILGLGGLGFWALEPRAETYSDGLWLAFTTAATVGYGDIVPSTHASRFFAVVVVLMGLAVLSLVTASVAAMLVEVEERAVDSELLREIHALRLEVRHLRDEVHTLREEGPKEKTGTP is encoded by the coding sequence ATGCGCAAAGTCAAACTGCACAAACTCGTGATCGGTCGCCGTGGGCTCATCTATTCATTGGGCCTGTGCATGCTGATTCTGGGGTTGGGCGGTTTGGGCTTTTGGGCTTTGGAGCCCAGGGCGGAGACTTACAGCGATGGCCTGTGGCTGGCTTTCACGACCGCCGCCACGGTGGGCTACGGAGATATCGTGCCCAGTACGCATGCATCGCGCTTCTTTGCCGTGGTGGTGGTGCTCATGGGGCTGGCGGTGCTGTCCCTGGTGACTGCATCCGTGGCGGCCATGCTGGTGGAAGTGGAGGAGCGGGCGGTGGACAGTGAGTTGCTACGCGAGATCCACGCCTTGCGGCTGGAGGTGCGTCATTTGCGCGATGAAGTTCACACCCTGCGGGAAGAAGGCCCCAAAGAAAAAACCGGCACACCCTAA
- a CDS encoding ABC transporter permease: MSTPTTAPLLKPQSIWRAPELSMRFWPVFLRNLLVWRKLAIPSLVGNIAEPLMWLVAFGYGMGALVGQITVNGQQVPYILFLASGSICMSAMQSASFEALYSAFSRMHVQKTWDGIMNAPVSLDNVVLAEMLWAAFKSLFTVTAIMGVMLALSISHSPKLLVAWPILLGVGITFSCIALIFNALAKGYDFFTYYFTLFLTPMMFLSGVFFPLEQLPQAVRVVADWLPLSNAVALVRPLFMDQWPTDTMRHLGVLVGYAVVSFWVALALTRKRFAK; this comes from the coding sequence ATGAGCACCCCCACAACTGCCCCACTTCTCAAGCCTCAGAGCATCTGGCGCGCGCCCGAGCTATCCATGCGTTTCTGGCCGGTGTTTTTGCGCAACCTGCTGGTCTGGCGCAAGCTGGCCATTCCCAGCCTGGTGGGCAATATTGCCGAGCCCTTGATGTGGCTGGTCGCCTTCGGCTACGGCATGGGTGCGCTGGTCGGGCAGATCACGGTGAACGGGCAGCAAGTGCCCTACATCCTGTTTCTGGCCAGCGGCTCCATTTGCATGAGCGCCATGCAATCGGCCTCATTTGAAGCGCTGTACTCCGCGTTCAGCCGCATGCATGTGCAAAAGACCTGGGACGGCATCATGAACGCGCCCGTGAGCCTCGACAACGTGGTGCTGGCGGAGATGCTGTGGGCGGCCTTCAAGTCGCTGTTCACCGTCACCGCCATCATGGGCGTGATGCTGGCCCTGAGCATCAGCCACAGCCCCAAACTACTGGTGGCCTGGCCCATTTTGCTGGGGGTAGGTATCACCTTCAGCTGCATTGCGCTCATCTTCAACGCGCTGGCCAAGGGCTACGACTTTTTCACCTACTACTTCACGCTATTCCTCACGCCCATGATGTTTTTGAGCGGTGTGTTCTTCCCGCTGGAACAGCTGCCCCAAGCGGTGCGCGTGGTGGCCGACTGGCTGCCCCTGTCCAACGCCGTGGCGCTGGTACGGCCACTGTTCATGGACCAGTGGCCGACCGACACCATGCGGCATCTGGGGGTACTGGTGGGCTACGCGGTGGTGTCGTTCTGGGTGGCGTTGGCGTTGACGCGCAAGCGGTTTGCGAAGTAA
- a CDS encoding MarR family winged helix-turn-helix transcriptional regulator, whose protein sequence is MPSKRTLPANDAALRLDNQLCFALYSASLAMTKLYKPLLEALQLTYPQYLVMLVLWETDGMSVSALGERLFLDSGTLTPLLKRMEASGLLHRQRSAQDERKVEVFLSPEGRALKAKAISIPACVVAASACPIPELMSLTGQIRNLRDQISAAHH, encoded by the coding sequence ATGCCAAGCAAACGCACACTCCCTGCCAACGATGCCGCCTTGCGGCTGGACAACCAGCTGTGCTTCGCGCTGTATTCGGCATCGCTGGCCATGACCAAGCTGTACAAGCCTTTGCTTGAAGCGTTGCAACTCACCTACCCCCAATACCTGGTCATGCTCGTACTGTGGGAAACCGATGGCATGAGCGTTTCTGCGCTGGGCGAACGATTGTTCCTCGATTCGGGCACGCTCACCCCTTTGCTCAAGCGCATGGAAGCCAGTGGCCTGTTGCACCGCCAGCGCAGCGCCCAAGATGAACGCAAAGTTGAAGTTTTTCTGAGCCCTGAAGGCCGCGCCTTGAAGGCCAAAGCGATCAGCATTCCGGCCTGTGTGGTGGCGGCCAGCGCTTGCCCCATCCCGGAATTGATGTCGCTCACCGGCCAAATCCGAAACTTGCGCGACCAGATAAGCGCCGCACACCACTAA
- a CDS encoding ATP-binding cassette domain-containing protein produces the protein MATPNSTFFQVEHLHKRYGDAEVVKDLSFHIAPGECLGVIGPNGAGKTTTIRMCLGHTLPDGGTITAMGLQMPHEAMAIKAQLGVVTQFDTLDPDFTCAENLLVYGRYFGMKDAAIKARIPQLLEFAALTHKANAKPGELSGGMRRRLSLARALVNDPKLLLLDEPTTGLDPQARHLMWERLQVLLQQGKSILLTTHFMDEAERLCNRLLVLDHGKKIAEGTPRDLIAAHLEPDVVEVFGVGAQALVDSPLRNLAARVEVSGETVFFYTQDSAPLLQALAAHPQLRTLHRPANLEDLFLKLTGRQIREDA, from the coding sequence ATGGCAACACCGAACTCCACCTTTTTCCAAGTCGAGCACCTGCACAAGCGCTACGGCGATGCCGAGGTCGTCAAAGACCTGTCCTTCCACATCGCACCGGGCGAGTGCCTGGGCGTCATCGGCCCCAACGGTGCAGGCAAAACCACCACCATCCGCATGTGCCTGGGCCACACGCTGCCCGACGGCGGCACCATCACGGCCATGGGCTTGCAAATGCCCCATGAGGCCATGGCCATCAAGGCGCAACTGGGCGTGGTCACCCAGTTCGACACCCTGGACCCGGACTTCACCTGCGCGGAGAACCTGCTGGTCTATGGCCGTTACTTCGGCATGAAGGATGCCGCGATCAAGGCTCGCATTCCGCAGCTGTTGGAGTTTGCGGCGCTGACCCACAAAGCCAATGCAAAGCCCGGCGAATTGTCCGGCGGCATGCGCCGGCGCTTGAGCCTGGCCCGCGCACTGGTGAATGACCCCAAGCTGCTGCTGCTCGACGAGCCCACCACCGGGCTGGACCCGCAAGCCCGCCACCTCATGTGGGAGCGGCTGCAGGTCTTGTTGCAGCAGGGCAAGTCGATTCTGCTGACCACCCACTTCATGGACGAGGCCGAGCGCCTGTGCAACCGCCTGCTGGTGTTGGACCATGGCAAGAAAATTGCCGAAGGCACCCCACGCGACCTGATTGCTGCCCACCTCGAGCCCGATGTGGTCGAGGTGTTTGGTGTAGGCGCTCAGGCGCTGGTGGACAGCCCTTTGCGCAACCTTGCTGCGCGGGTCGAAGTCAGCGGCGAGACCGTGTTCTTCTACACCCAGGATTCCGCGCCGCTGTTGCAGGCGCTTGCAGCCCACCCCCAGCTGCGCACCCTGCACCGCCCGGCCAATCTGGAAGACCTGTTTTTGAAATTGACCGGACGCCAGATCCGAGAGGACGCCTGA
- a CDS encoding energy transducer TonB has protein sequence MAAALGDKGIPLALADEATPYQPSAQYAGRIAAAVKRNLVYTEALAVNKAAEVEITLAVDGSIVDRRLLRSSGVPSWDEAALQAVDRTKRLPLDSSGRVPPVITIAFHHSSFN, from the coding sequence TTGGCAGCAGCACTCGGCGACAAGGGCATTCCGCTTGCACTCGCCGATGAGGCGACGCCTTACCAACCTTCTGCGCAGTACGCTGGCCGTATTGCCGCGGCCGTGAAACGCAATTTGGTCTACACGGAAGCCCTTGCAGTCAACAAGGCCGCCGAGGTGGAAATCACCCTGGCCGTCGACGGTAGCATTGTGGACCGCCGACTACTAAGGTCCAGTGGCGTGCCTTCCTGGGATGAGGCAGCGCTCCAGGCGGTTGATCGAACAAAGCGCCTCCCACTAGACAGCAGTGGACGCGTGCCGCCCGTCATCACCATCGCCTTTCACCACTCCTCGTTCAATTAA
- a CDS encoding cysteine-rich CWC family protein codes for MSETPAANVNPEVCPVCGQGNRCAMEIEKMTGQPQGPCWCTQVDFSAELLSRIPAQARGQACICEACATRSGAAPSD; via the coding sequence ATGTCTGAAACACCCGCTGCCAACGTCAACCCCGAAGTGTGCCCTGTGTGCGGCCAGGGAAACCGTTGCGCCATGGAAATTGAAAAAATGACCGGCCAGCCGCAGGGCCCATGCTGGTGCACCCAAGTGGATTTCAGTGCGGAACTGCTGAGCCGCATTCCCGCACAGGCGCGGGGCCAAGCCTGCATTTGCGAGGCTTGTGCTACTCGATCCGGTGCAGCGCCGTCAGATTGA